One window of the Ureibacillus sp. FSL W7-1570 genome contains the following:
- a CDS encoding DUF6063 family protein has translation MNYSEQTVLQAFRLYTKLARDGVLGKEAVQIYNADEDVRALLELFSQEVHCAIIKTSEELFLVPETKLSPFHVSNEWIKRKYLRSGATNADMYLLYFCILVLFGSFYDSYQSPHPTRQFIGMDDWIRLIQERIDHLKSHDEEQLKTSEKEFSYNWSAIIEKWDDMDDIKETAKRQSGNTISRMSFLHMVAKFLSDQQLIREIGNNEITLTEKAMTIIQRFFMAVEYNKGIFEFLYGFDKEGQHAGHQ, from the coding sequence ATGAACTATTCTGAACAAACGGTGTTGCAAGCCTTTCGACTATATACGAAGCTGGCAAGGGACGGGGTTTTGGGCAAGGAGGCCGTTCAAATCTATAATGCCGATGAAGATGTGCGCGCCCTTCTTGAGTTGTTCAGCCAGGAAGTGCATTGCGCCATAATCAAAACGAGTGAAGAACTGTTTCTCGTTCCTGAAACAAAACTGTCTCCATTCCATGTAAGCAATGAGTGGATTAAACGGAAATATTTGCGTTCCGGTGCGACGAATGCGGATATGTATCTTCTTTATTTTTGCATACTTGTTCTTTTCGGCAGTTTTTATGATTCCTATCAAAGTCCGCATCCCACAAGGCAATTTATCGGCATGGATGATTGGATCCGGCTGATTCAGGAGCGGATTGATCATTTGAAATCCCATGATGAGGAACAATTAAAAACATCGGAAAAAGAGTTTTCTTACAATTGGAGCGCCATCATCGAAAAATGGGATGATATGGATGATATTAAGGAAACCGCTAAGCGGCAATCAGGAAATACGATTAGCCGAATGAGCTTCCTGCATATGGTTGCAAAGTTTTTGAGCGACCAACAGTTGATCCGGGAAATCGGGAATAATGAAATCACCTTGACGGAAAAAGCGATGACCATCATCCAGCGATTTTTCATGGCAGTGGAATATAACAAAGGGATTTTTGAGTTTCTTTACGGTTTTGATAAGGAGGGACAACATGCCGGCCATCAATAA